The Pseudomonas sp. Marseille-Q3773 DNA window CAGCCCCATCTTGATTCGATCATGGTTGTAGTAATCGATGTATTCATCAATTGCAGCGCTCAGATCTTCGATGCTGGCGAAGCGCTGACCATGATACATCTCGGTCTTCAGTGTGCCGAAGAAACTCTCCATTCGCGCATTGTCCAGGCAGTTGCCCTTGCGTGACATGCTCTGCTCCAGCCCCTTCTCCTCAAGTCGATTTCGGTAGCGGTAGTACTGATATTGCCAGCCCTGGCCGGAGTGCAGCATAGGCCTGGCACCTTCCGGCAGCCGTGACAGCGCCTTTTCGAGCATCTGACCAACCAATGGATAGTGCGGCGAAGTGTCGATCTGATGTGCCACGATCTCGCCATTGAATAGGTCCAGCACCGGAGAGAGATACAGCTTTTCACTCGCCACCTTGAACTCGGTCACGTCCGTTACCCACCTCGTGTTTGGCTCTTCTGCCGTGAACTTGCGCTCCATCGTGTTGGGGGCAATGCGTCCGGGCTGGCCACGATAGGACTTGTACTTCTTCACGCGAACCGTGCATTTGAGGTCGAGCTCGGCCATCAGTCGCCGCACGACCTTGCTGTTCACTACATGGCCGACGCTGCGCAGTGTCGCTGTCATGCGCCGATAGCCGTAGCGACCTTTATGCCGCTCCTGGATCTCACGGATACGGTCCTTGAGCGGAGCCAGCTTGTCACCGGCGGCCATCAACTTGCGCTGGTAGTAATACGTACTGCGCGCCAGTCCGGCCAGCTTAAGCAGACCGTCGAGCGGGAAGCGGGTGCGCAGGGCCGAGATGATCAGGACTTTTTCTTCCCGGCCTTCTTCTGTCTCGCCTTCTCCTCGCGCAGTTCTTTTAACTTTTTTAGGTAGGCGATCTCCATCTCGGCGTGGCGCAGCCTGGCTAGCAGTTCGGCGTGCGAGAGTTCTTCATCGGCCTTCGGCGACGTGCTGGCGGGTGGGACGGATGGTTTGATCATGACGTTACGCGGTCCTTTGGTTCCTGCTACCAGGGCTTTGATGCCGCCACTGTAGTACTGCGCTTCCCATATGCCTATCTGGCTGGAATGCGTCAGGTTGAAAACGGCCGCTGTTTGGCGCAACGACAATTTGTCGCGCCACTTTCGCTCGAGCACCGAGAGCTTGAACTCAGGGCTGAAGGTCCGCGCTTGTCTGGACAGGCTGGTCTCGCCATGGATGCGGTAGGCCTGTACCCAGCGGCGCAGCAAGGAGGGGTCCATCTGGAACTTCGCAGCAATGAAACGGTAGCCAAGGCCTCGTTGCAGAAAAGCCTGGATGGCGGAAAGCTTGAACTGTCTGGTGTGCTTGCTCATGTGAAACGCCCCTGAGGTTGGATTTTTGTCCAACATCAGGGGCGCAGTTCACCCTGTAGGAGCGGCTTCAGCCGCGATGGGCCGCAAGGCGGCCCCAATTGCATCACCCGTGGTTCTTGCCTAGCAGGGCGTGGTAAAGCTCGGTATCGCCAAGAATCCCAACCACCTTGTCGTTGTCCTGCAACACTAGCTTGTTGCCGGTCTGATAACGAATCTGCAGCGCCTCGCGCATTCCGATATCGGCATTCACCAACGTTGGGCGGCGGCCCAGCAGCTCCACATCCTGCCCGGGTGCCCAGTTCTGCAGGTCAAGCCCGTTCTGCCCTTGGCGTGCACGCTTGATCGAGCCACCTTCGCCAAGGTCCAGCCACGAGTCGATGCCGGGATCGATGCACACCGAGCCGTTGACCCGCTTGCACTGGTCCAGGCTGCGCATCAGGCTGCGACCGCACAATACGTTCAGCGGGTTGGTATGGGCGACGAAAGTGCGCACATATTCGTCGGCCGGGTTCAGCACGATCTCTTCCGGCTTGCTGTACTGGATGATCCGCCCGTCCTTCATGATCGCGATGCGGCTGCCCAGCTTCAACGCCTCGTCCAGGTCGTGGCTGACGAACACGATGGTCTTGCTCAGCTTCGCCTGCAGGCCCAGCAACTCATCTTGCAAGCCTTGGCGAATCAGCGGGTCGAGTGCCGAGAACGGTTCGTCCATCAGCAGGATGTCGGCATCCATCGCCAGCGCCCGGGCCAGGCCCACGCGCTGCTGCATGCCGCCAGACAGTTCGTCCGGCTTCTTGTTGCGCCACTGGGTCAGGCCCACCAGCTCAAGCTTCTCGTCAACCAGCTTGCGCCGTTCCTTTTCAGGGCGGCCCTGCATTTCCAGGCCAAAGCTGATGTTCTCGCGCACCGTCAGCCAGGGCATCAGGGCAAACTTCTGGAACACCATGGCAATGCGCTTGGTGCGCATCATCTTCAGCTCGGCCGGGGTGCAGTGGGCAATGTCGATGTGCTTGCCTTCGTGCTCGACGAACAGCTTGCCGCGGCTGACGGTGTTCAGGCCGTTGATACAGCGCAGCAGGCTCGACTTGCCGGAGCCGGACAAGCCCATCAGGACGCAGATCTCGCCTTTCTGAATGTCCAGGTTGGCCTTCTCGACACCCACCACCAGGCCGGTTTCCTTGAGGATCTGCTCGCGGGTCTTGCCTTGGTCGAGCAGTGCCAGCGCCTCGCGCGGCTTGCTGGAAAAGATGACGTCGACGTCTTCGAATCGAATGATACTCATGCTTCACCCCTTGCCGGCAGATCCGGTTGCTTGCAGATACGGTCGAGCATGATCGCCAGCAGCACGATCGCCAGGCCCGCTTCGAAGCCCAGGGAGATATCAGCGGTGTTCAGTGCGTTGACCACAGGTTTGCCCAGGCCGTCAGCGCCGACCAGGGCGGCAATCACCACCATCGACAGCGACAGCATGATGCACTGGGTTACGCCGGCGGCGATGCTCGGCATCGCGTGCGGCAGTTCGATACGGGTGAGCAGCTGGCGGCGCGAGCAGCCAAACGCCTTGCCGGCGTCCATCAGCTCCTGCGGTACGTCACAGATGCCCAGGTAGGTCAGGCGGATCGGCGCGGCGATGGCGAACACCACGGTCGAGATCAGCCCCGGCACCACGCCCAGACCGAACAGGGTCAGGGTAGGGATCAGGTAGACGAAGGTGGGGACCGTCTGCATCAGGTCGAGCACCGGGCGCATGGCGGTATAGAACATTGGCTTGTGTGCGGCGACGATGCCCAGCGGCACGCCGATGGCCACGCACACCACTGTGGCGAAGGTGACCTGCGCCAGGGTTTCCATGGTTTCCTGCCAGTAGCCCAGGTTGAGGATCAGCAGGAACGACAGGGCAACGAATGCGGTCAGCGCCCACTTGCGCTGGATCAGGTGCGCCAGGGCGGCGAACAGGGCGATTAGGACGAACGGATTGAACCAGGTCAGGGCACTGGTGACGCCATGGATCATGAATTCCAGGCCTTGGGCGATGGCGTCGAAGTAATTCGCGCCGTTCTGGGTCAGCCACTCGACGAACGACGCGATGTACTGTCCCAGGGGTATTTTCTGATCGATAAGCATGATAGCGAGCTTCCACCTGCATAGATTGAACTCAACCCGGGGCAGACACGATCTGGCCCCGGGGTAGCGCTATTGCATATTTCGTTATTGCGTCAGCTTGGCCTTGGCTGCTTCGAGGCCTGGTTTGCCGTCCACGGTAGTGACACCGGCCAGCCAGGCATCCAGCTTGGCTGGGTTTTCCTTGAGCCACTTCCTGGCAGCCGCTTCGGGTTTCATCTTGTCGTCCAGGACATAGCCCATCATGGTGCTTTCATCCTTGAGCTCGAACGACAGGTTCTTCAACAGCTGGCCAACGTTGCTGCATTCCTGCACATAGCCCTTGCGGGTGTTGGTCAATACGGTCGCCTTGCCGAAGTCGGGGCCGAAGAAGTCGTCCCCGCCGGTCAGGTACTGCATCTTGAAACGGGTGTTCATCGGGTGCGGTTCCCAACCGAGGAACACGATGGCTTCGCCGCGCTTCTGCGCACGGTCGACCTGCGACAGCATGCCGGCCTCGCTGGACTGCACGATCTTGAAACCGGCGTCTTTCAGGCCGAAGGCATTCTTGTCGATCATGCTCTGGATGGTGCGGTTGCCATCGTTGCCCGGCTCGATGCCGTAGATCTTGCTGTCCAGTTCCTTCTTGAACTTGGGAATGTCGCTGAAATCCTTCAGGCCCTTGTCATACAGCGCCTGGGGCACTGCCAGGGTGTACTTGGCGTTCTCCAGGTTGGCGCGCACGGTTTCTACGGTGCCGGCGTCGCGATACTGCTTGATGTCGTTCTCCATGGTCGGCATCCAGTTGCCGAGAAACACATCCAGGTCCTTGCCGGTGGCCAGCGACTTGTACGTCACCGGTACCGAGATCATGGTGGTGTGGGTCTTGTAACCCAGTGCTTCGAGGACAACGCTGGTGGTGGCGGTGGTGACCGTGATGTCGGTCCAGCCGACATCCGAGAACCTGACCGTCTGACATTGCTCGGGCTCGGCGGCATGGGCCAGCACGGGCGCTGTCAGCATCGCAACCAGCAACAGCGAGAGTGAACCTTTCATGGATGGACTCCTGTGGATTTTGTCTTCGGGTTCGCGTGGGTCGCCGGGCATTCTGGGTGTCCGGTCGACAAGGCCTGCAGAGGGCAGGATGCGTGGCCGTGCTTTACGAGTCGCTTTCGATAATCCTCCAGCGCCGGGCAATCGCCTACTGGTGGAGTCGTAACCAGTACGGAACGGGTCGTATCCAGTACAGGCGATGTCGCTTATGGATTCTTCCACCCCCTCGGCCGCATCTTTACGTCACCAGGCCGCCGTAAAACGGCGTGGCGAGGGCCGGAATCGTGCGGCGCTGCTGGACAAAATTACGTCGGTTGCAGACGGCGAGGGCTACGGCAAAAGCCCGATGATGCGTGCATTCAAGGCGGCCCGCTGCTTCAGCCTAGCAGTTGCACCGCCCTGCGCATGGCGCGCAGAGACAAGCCCAGCAAGAGGTGATTCGACAATGGCCATCAGCGTGTTCGACCTGTTCAAGATCGGTGTCGGGCCTTCCAGCTCCCATACCGTCGGCCCCATGCGCGCCGGCGCCCTGTTCGTTCAGGGCCTGCGCGAACGCGGCGAGCTGGAGCGTGTGAAGCGGATCGAAGTGCGCCTGTATGGCTCGCTGTCAGCCACCGGCATCGGTCACGGCACCGATAACGCCACCATCATGGGCCTGATGGGCGAATGGCCTGACGCCATTGACCCGACCCAGATCGTGCCGCGTATCGCCGACCTGCGGGAAACCGACACGCTGCTGCTGGATAACCGCCTGCCCATCGAGTTCGTCTGGGCCCGCGACATGCTGCTGCTGGACGAGAACCTTCCATACCACCCCAACGCCATGACCCTGATTGCCGAAGGCGAGCAGGGCGAACTGCACCGCGACACCTACTACTCGGTGGGTGGCGGCTTCGTGGTCGATGCCGCCCAGGCCGCCAGCGGCGTGCTGGATGCCGACCAGACAGAGCTGCCGTACGACTTCAGCAGCGCCGCCGAACTGCTGCGCCTGTGCAAGCAAAACGACCTCAGCGTGTCGCAATTGATGATGGCCAACGAGAAGGTCTGGCGCAGCGAGGAAGAGATCCGCGCCGGCCTGCACAAGCTCTGGGAAGCCATGCAACAGTGCGTCAACAACGGCCTGAAGTACGAAGGCACGTTGCCCGGCGGCCTGAACGTACGCCGCCGCGCTGCCAAGCTGCACCGCAGCCTGCAGGAAATTGGCAAGCCCAACGTGATCGGCTCGACCATGAGCGCCATGGAATGGGTCAACCTGTTCGCCCTGGCGGTCAACGAAGAGAACGCTGCCGGCGGACGCATGGTCACTGCGCCGACCAATGGCGCTGCCGGCATCATTCCGGCGGTGCTGCATTACTACATGCGCTTCAGTGACGCGGTGACCGAATCCAGCGTGGTCGACTTCTTCCTCGCCGCAGCGGCGGTGGGCATCCTGTGCAAGAAGAACGCGTCGATTTCCGGTGCCGAGGTTGGCTGCCAGGGCGAAGTCGGCTCGGCCTGTGCCATGGCTGCTGCCGGGTTGGCCGAAGTACTGGGGGCGACCCCGCCGCAGGTGGAAAATGCCGCCGAGATTGCCTTGGAACACAACCTCGGCCTGACCTGCGACCCGGTTGGCGGGTTGGTCCAGGTGCCGTGCATCGAGCGCAACGCCATTGCTGCGGTAAAGGCCATCAACGCGGTGCAGATGGCCTTGCGTGGTGACGGCGAGCACTTCATTTCCCTCGACCAGGTGATCCGCACCATGCGTGACACCGGGGCCGACATGCACGACAAATATAAAGAGACCTCGCGCGGTGGCCTGGCGGTCAGCGCCATTGAATGCTGAGTCGTTGACCCTCTCAAGGGCCTCATCGCGGATGAATCCGCTCCTACAAGGAAAGCATGACCCTGTAGGAGCGGATTCTTCCGCGATTGAGGCCCTTGGACATTTCAAGTGCGCCGTGCCCTGTTTCAGTGCGTGGCCTGAGCTGACCAATCGTCGGCTGTCGCTATCAGCACGTGCATTGTCGGTGACACTCAAGAGTGTCGTTTCTGGGCAACCTCCACGCCGCGTGTCACCAAATTGCTCAGTTGCTGCATGCAAGGCGCTAGGACGGTGCTTTGCGAACACCAGTCGAAGCGATCGAAGTACCTGATTTGCCGGATGAAGGCGTCGTTTTCAGGTTTTTTTGGATGGTCGTTCAAATTCAGGCACGGCCTTTGCGTTGAGATTGGAAACACGCCCCTGCATATGAACCGGGGGCCATAACAAGAAAATCCAGTGCTTGCCTGAGGCACACACCCTGCATTTGTGTGAGGAGAAATCGCGATGACGTCGTACACCTCCGGGAACCCAACCCAGAACCGCACAGCCCCACAGTCCATCGGGTTTCTCCTTCTGGACAATTTCACCCTTATTTCCCTGGCATCGGCCGTAGAGCCGCTGCGCATGGCCAACCAGCTGTCCGGTCGCGAGCTGTACCGCTGGCACACCCTGACTGTCGATGGCGGCCAGGTGTGGGCCAGCGACGGCCTGCAGATCACCCCGGACGCGGCCATGCACAGCGCCCCGCCGATGGACACCGTCATCGTCTGCGGCGGCGTCGGCATCCAGCGCACCGTTACCCGTGAGCATGTCACCTGGCTGCAGGCCCAGGCCCGCCAGTCGCGCCGCCTGGGTGCGGTGTGCACCGGCAGCTGGGCGCTGGCCTGCGCCGGCCTGCTCGACGGTTTCGATTGCAGCGTGCACTGGGAATGCCTGGCGGCGATGCAGGAGGCCTACCCACGAGTGAACATGAGTACCCGCCTGTTCACCCTGGACCGTAACCGCTTCACCAGCTCCGGCGGCACCGCGCCGCTGGACATGATGCTGCACCTGATCAGCCGCGACCATGGCCGCGAGCTGTCGGCGGCGATCTCGGAGATGTTCGTCTACGAGCGTATTCGCAACGAGCAGGACCACCAGCGCGTGCCGCTCAAGCACATGCTCGGCACCAACCAGCCGAAGCTGCAGGAGATCGTCGCGTTGATGGAGGCCAACCTCGAAGAGCCGATCGACCTGGACGAACTGGCGGTGTACGTGTCGGTATCGCGCCGCCAGCTCGAGCGGCTGTTCCAGAAGTACCTGCACTGTTCGCCGTCGCGCTACTACCTGAAGCTGCGCCTGATCCGCGCCCGGCAGCTGCTGAAGCAGACGCCGATGTCGATCATCGAAGTGGCCTCGGTATGCGGCTTCGTGTCGACCCCGCACTTCTCCAAATGCTACCGCGAGTATTTCGGTATTCCGCCACGTGACGAGCGTGTGGGTTCCAATACCGCGCAACAGGTCGCCATGATGCCGATCCCGCAGGCCATGACCCTGTCGCCGCACAGCGGGCCGATGGCTGCCCTGAGCCAGGCGCGCAACGAGTCGACCTTTGCCAGTGTAAGGCTCTGAAACGGCACCGGCCCCTTCGCGGGTAAACCCGCTCCCACAGGTACTGCACCGGGTTCAAAAGCGGTGCAGTACCTGTGGGAGCGGGTTTACCCGCGAAGGGGCCGGTGTAGGAATACCCAGTCAGGCGCGTTTGTTGAACTGCGCCAACGCTGGCAACAGCTGCTTGTCGATGGCCTGGCGCACCGCCGGCAGGATCGTCGCGCTACCGGTATACATCTGCTCCACCATGCCCTTCAGCGCCCGCGCATTGGGCTCGGTCAGCCCGCGCACCACTGCCTCGCAGGCCTGCTCGGCGCTGGCGCCGGCCGGAATGTCGAACCCGCGCGCGCGCAGGTGGCCTGCCAGGTCGTCCTGGTCAATCAAATCCGCATGCATCATGGCTGTTGTCCCTTTTATCGCTAAGAGAGTGCTGCTGTGATTTACGACCGATTCTGTGACGCTGGCGACATACCCGCAACCACAGAATGGCGCCATGGCTGCTTTGGCTAAGAACAGGTCGTTTCCGGCTAAATCGAACGGCCGGGAACTGCGCAAACTCAAGCCATCTACCGCAACGGAGGGTTTGGTCACCCTCGTTCGTGCAACGTGGATGCTGCTCGCTCTTGGCCCCGGTTGCTCACGGCTTCCCGGGGCTATTTTTTGCCTGAATACATGGCCTGTGGGAGCGGGCGTGCCCGCGAATGCGGCGGTGAATCCACCATCGCATTCGCGGGCACGCCCGCTCCCACAGGTCATATGTTGCTGCTCAGTTTGGCGTAGGCAGGGCTATCACCCGGCCGAGGAACTCAGCCGGGGGCACATTCTGCTGCTCATCCAGCAACCCCTGCAGCAACCCCACACTGCGCTCACTGAACGGCGCCGACTTCGGCCCGGCCAGGTCCACATGCAGCAGCATCTGCTCGCTGGCCGCCAGCACCTCGTCGAAGCCTGCCCGGTGCAGGCTGTGATAGATATGCAGGCGCTTGCGATCGAAGCCGATGATCTGGGTCTGCACCCACACCTCGCTGCCCAGCTTCACTTCGTGCAGGTAGTTGATGTGCGCTTCCAGGGTGAACAGCGAATTGCCGCTTTGCCCCCGGCTGTCGGCATCCAGGCCGATGCGCTCCATCAGCGCATCGGTGGCATAGCTGAAGATCAGCAGGTAGAAGGCATCGCGCAGATGCCCGTTGTAGTCGACCCAGTCCTCCTGGACCGGGGTGCGGTAGGTGATCAGTGCGGGCATTACAGTGTCCTCAATCGCCGAAGGCCATGCCGTGGTTGGCCTTGCTGGTTCTTACGGCGTCCAGCACCGCCAGCAAGGTGTCATCACGATAGCGCTCCAGCGCGGCGATGCTACGCTCACCCAGCTGTTCCGAGGTGCCTTCGACCACGTCGTCGATCAGTTTGTCGGTCAGCTCCGGTGCTGGCAGGTAGGTCCAGGGCAGCTTCAGCGCCGGGCCGAACTGGGCCATGAAGTGACGCATGCCGGCATCGCCTCCGGCCAGGGTGTAGGTGAGGAACGTGCCCATGAACGACCAGCGCAGGCCGGCGCCGAAGCGGATCGCATCGTCGATTTCGCCGGTGCTGGCCACGCCGTCGTTGACCAGGTGCAGGGCTTCGCGCCACAGCGCTTCCAGCAGGCGGTCGGCGATGAAGCCGGGGACCTCCTTGCGCACATGCAGCGGGCGCATGCCCAGCGCGGTGTAGATGGCCTTGGCTGCTTCGATGGCCTCGGGCGCGGTGCGTTTGCCACCGACGATCTCTACCAGCGGCAGCAGATACACCGGGTTGAACGGGTGGCCGACCACGCAGCGCTCGGGGTGGGTGGCCGATTCGTAGAACTCGCTGGGCAGCAGGCCCGAGGTGCTGCTGCCGATAATGGCGTCGGGTTTGGCCGCGGCGCTGATTTTCGCGTGCAGGTCGAGCTTCAGGTCCAGCCGCTCCGGCGCGCTTTCCTGGATGAAGTCGGCATCACGCACACATTCCTCGATGGTGGCCACGAACTTCAGCCGGTCCTGGGAGGCACCCGGCGCCAGGCCTTGCTTGTGCAAGGCCGGCCAGGCATTGGCAACACGCTTGCGCAGCGCCTGTTCGGCGCCGGGCGCCGGGTCCCAGGCGACCACGTCGAGGCCGTGGGCCAGGGCGCGGGCGACCCAGCCGCTGCCGATCACGCCGCTACCCAGGGCAGCGAAGGTGTTGATCTGGGTGATGAAGGTCATGGTGTTCTCCTGAATGGATCAGCGGCGTTTGAGGTTCATCTTTTCCCGACCTTCGGCCGGAGTAAGCACACGGGCGCCAAGGCGCGAGATGATCTCGACCGCGCGCTCGACCAGTTGGCCGTTGCTGGCCAGCACGCCACGGTCCAGGTACAGGTTGTCTTCCAGGCCCACACGTACGTTGCCACCCAACAGCACCGCCTGGGCGGCCATCGGCATCTGCATGCGGCCGATGCCGAAGCCGGCCCAGGTGACGTTGGCCGGCAGGTTGTCGACCATCGCCTTCATGGTGGTGGTATCGGCCGGCGCGCCCCACGGGATGCCCAGGCACAGCTGGAACAGCGGGTCGTCGAGCAGGCCTTCCTTGATCATCTGCTTGGCGAACCACAGGTGGCCGGTGTCGAAGATTTCCAGCTCGGCCTTGACCCCCAGTTCGGTGATGCGCCGGGCGCCGGCACGCAGTTGCGCCGGGGTGGAAACGTAGATCGAGTTGCCGTCACCGAAGTTGAGCGTGCCGCAGTCCAGGGTGCAGATTTCCGGCAGCAGCGCTTCGACATGGGCCAGGCGTTCCAGCGGGCCGATAAGGTCGGTGCCGGGGCCGAATTCCAGCGGCGTTTCGCCCGGGCCGATTTCCAGGTCGCCGCCCATGCCGGCGGTGAGGTTGACGATGATGTCCACGTCAGCTTCGCGGATGCGTTCCATGACTTCGCGGTACAGCGCCACGTCGCGGCTGAAGCGGCCGGTCTGTGGGTCGCGAACGTGGCAGTGGACCACGGTGGCGCCGGCTTTGGCGGCTTCCACCGCGGCTTCGGCGATCTGCTTGGGGGTGACCGGGACCAGGTGGCTTTTCGAGGCGGTGTCGCCGGCGCCGGTGAGGGCGCAGGTGATGATGACGTCGTGGTTCATGGCGGGGTTCCTTGTGGTATCTGGGATGGCC harbors:
- a CDS encoding IS3 family transposase (programmed frameshift), with the protein product MSKHTRQFKLSAIQAFLQRGLGYRFIAAKFQMDPSLLRRWVQAYRIHGETSLSRQARTFSPEFKLSVLERKWRDKLSLRQTAAVFNLTHSSQIGIWEAQYYSGGIKALVAGTKGPRNVMIKPSVPPASTSPKADEELSHAELLARLRHAEMEIAYLKKKRTARGEGETEEGREEKVLIISALRTRFPLDGLLKLAGLARSTYYYQRKLMAAGDKLAPLKDRIREIQERHKGRYGYRRMTATLRSVGHVVNSKVVRRLMAELDLKCTVRVKKYKSYRGQPGRIAPNTMERKFTAEEPNTRWVTDVTEFKVASEKLYLSPVLDLFNGEIVAHQIDTSPHYPLVGQMLEKALSRLPEGARPMLHSGQGWQYQYYRYRNRLEEKGLEQSMSRKGNCLDNARMESFFGTLKTEMYHGQRFASIEDLSAAIDEYIDYYNHDRIKMGLAGLSPVAYRNQAAAA
- the choV gene encoding choline ABC transporter ATP-binding protein, which encodes MSIIRFEDVDVIFSSKPREALALLDQGKTREQILKETGLVVGVEKANLDIQKGEICVLMGLSGSGKSSLLRCINGLNTVSRGKLFVEHEGKHIDIAHCTPAELKMMRTKRIAMVFQKFALMPWLTVRENISFGLEMQGRPEKERRKLVDEKLELVGLTQWRNKKPDELSGGMQQRVGLARALAMDADILLMDEPFSALDPLIRQGLQDELLGLQAKLSKTIVFVSHDLDEALKLGSRIAIMKDGRIIQYSKPEEIVLNPADEYVRTFVAHTNPLNVLCGRSLMRSLDQCKRVNGSVCIDPGIDSWLDLGEGGSIKRARQGQNGLDLQNWAPGQDVELLGRRPTLVNADIGMREALQIRYQTGNKLVLQDNDKVVGILGDTELYHALLGKNHG
- the choW gene encoding choline ABC transporter permease subunit, with amino-acid sequence MMLIDQKIPLGQYIASFVEWLTQNGANYFDAIAQGLEFMIHGVTSALTWFNPFVLIALFAALAHLIQRKWALTAFVALSFLLILNLGYWQETMETLAQVTFATVVCVAIGVPLGIVAAHKPMFYTAMRPVLDLMQTVPTFVYLIPTLTLFGLGVVPGLISTVVFAIAAPIRLTYLGICDVPQELMDAGKAFGCSRRQLLTRIELPHAMPSIAAGVTQCIMLSLSMVVIAALVGADGLGKPVVNALNTADISLGFEAGLAIVLLAIMLDRICKQPDLPARGEA
- a CDS encoding choline ABC transporter substrate-binding protein, yielding MKGSLSLLLVAMLTAPVLAHAAEPEQCQTVRFSDVGWTDITVTTATTSVVLEALGYKTHTTMISVPVTYKSLATGKDLDVFLGNWMPTMENDIKQYRDAGTVETVRANLENAKYTLAVPQALYDKGLKDFSDIPKFKKELDSKIYGIEPGNDGNRTIQSMIDKNAFGLKDAGFKIVQSSEAGMLSQVDRAQKRGEAIVFLGWEPHPMNTRFKMQYLTGGDDFFGPDFGKATVLTNTRKGYVQECSNVGQLLKNLSFELKDESTMMGYVLDDKMKPEAAARKWLKENPAKLDAWLAGVTTVDGKPGLEAAKAKLTQ
- a CDS encoding L-serine ammonia-lyase, which encodes MAISVFDLFKIGVGPSSSHTVGPMRAGALFVQGLRERGELERVKRIEVRLYGSLSATGIGHGTDNATIMGLMGEWPDAIDPTQIVPRIADLRETDTLLLDNRLPIEFVWARDMLLLDENLPYHPNAMTLIAEGEQGELHRDTYYSVGGGFVVDAAQAASGVLDADQTELPYDFSSAAELLRLCKQNDLSVSQLMMANEKVWRSEEEIRAGLHKLWEAMQQCVNNGLKYEGTLPGGLNVRRRAAKLHRSLQEIGKPNVIGSTMSAMEWVNLFALAVNEENAAGGRMVTAPTNGAAGIIPAVLHYYMRFSDAVTESSVVDFFLAAAAVGILCKKNASISGAEVGCQGEVGSACAMAAAGLAEVLGATPPQVENAAEIALEHNLGLTCDPVGGLVQVPCIERNAIAAVKAINAVQMALRGDGEHFISLDQVIRTMRDTGADMHDKYKETSRGGLAVSAIEC
- a CDS encoding GlxA family transcriptional regulator — translated: MTSYTSGNPTQNRTAPQSIGFLLLDNFTLISLASAVEPLRMANQLSGRELYRWHTLTVDGGQVWASDGLQITPDAAMHSAPPMDTVIVCGGVGIQRTVTREHVTWLQAQARQSRRLGAVCTGSWALACAGLLDGFDCSVHWECLAAMQEAYPRVNMSTRLFTLDRNRFTSSGGTAPLDMMLHLISRDHGRELSAAISEMFVYERIRNEQDHQRVPLKHMLGTNQPKLQEIVALMEANLEEPIDLDELAVYVSVSRRQLERLFQKYLHCSPSRYYLKLRLIRARQLLKQTPMSIIEVASVCGFVSTPHFSKCYREYFGIPPRDERVGSNTAQQVAMMPIPQAMTLSPHSGPMAALSQARNESTFASVRL
- a CDS encoding thioesterase family protein, giving the protein MPALITYRTPVQEDWVDYNGHLRDAFYLLIFSYATDALMERIGLDADSRGQSGNSLFTLEAHINYLHEVKLGSEVWVQTQIIGFDRKRLHIYHSLHRAGFDEVLAASEQMLLHVDLAGPKSAPFSERSVGLLQGLLDEQQNVPPAEFLGRVIALPTPN
- a CDS encoding L-carnitine dehydrogenase, producing MTFITQINTFAALGSGVIGSGWVARALAHGLDVVAWDPAPGAEQALRKRVANAWPALHKQGLAPGASQDRLKFVATIEECVRDADFIQESAPERLDLKLDLHAKISAAAKPDAIIGSSTSGLLPSEFYESATHPERCVVGHPFNPVYLLPLVEIVGGKRTAPEAIEAAKAIYTALGMRPLHVRKEVPGFIADRLLEALWREALHLVNDGVASTGEIDDAIRFGAGLRWSFMGTFLTYTLAGGDAGMRHFMAQFGPALKLPWTYLPAPELTDKLIDDVVEGTSEQLGERSIAALERYRDDTLLAVLDAVRTSKANHGMAFGD
- a CDS encoding 3-keto-5-aminohexanoate cleavage protein, which encodes MNHDVIITCALTGAGDTASKSHLVPVTPKQIAEAAVEAAKAGATVVHCHVRDPQTGRFSRDVALYREVMERIREADVDIIVNLTAGMGGDLEIGPGETPLEFGPGTDLIGPLERLAHVEALLPEICTLDCGTLNFGDGNSIYVSTPAQLRAGARRITELGVKAELEIFDTGHLWFAKQMIKEGLLDDPLFQLCLGIPWGAPADTTTMKAMVDNLPANVTWAGFGIGRMQMPMAAQAVLLGGNVRVGLEDNLYLDRGVLASNGQLVERAVEIISRLGARVLTPAEGREKMNLKRR